One Solenopsis invicta isolate M01_SB unplaced genomic scaffold, UNIL_Sinv_3.0 scaffold_532, whole genome shotgun sequence genomic window, TGGACTCATAGTTTGCAAAAGCAATAAATTGCTGAAGGATTTTATTTCGTCGCTTagaagaaaatttgaaattacttGTCACGAGCCATCATGCTATGTTGGTATGAAGATCAAACGTGATCGAGAAATGAAGACTATTTATGTCAATCAGCAAGGATAGATATCTCGAACTTTATGTCGGTTTGGGATGCAAGATTGTAAACCAGTAACGTCACCGATGGATAGTTCTGTCAAATTAATGGAACAGAAGAATGAAGAGGATATCATTGGAAAGAGATTCCCTTATCGAGAAGCAGTGGGCAGCCTAAACTATATTGCGTTGATATCGAGACCAGACATATCTTACGCTGTGAATACCCTTGCAAGATTCTCGAATAATCCGTCGGAAGTACACTGGAGAGCAATTAAACATGTGATGAAATATCTCAAGGGAACAATTGGTTTTTCTTTGTGCTACAAAGGAAAGTCAGAAGATAAATTAGTTGGATACTGTGATTCCGACTATGCAGGAGATCTAGTGTCAAGAAGGTCAACATCTGGATATGTGTTTATGCTACACGACGCACCAATATCCTGGTCATCAAATCTCCAACGAGTTACAGCACTTTCGTCAACAGAGGCGGAGTACATGTCCATTTCGGAAGCTCTAAAGGAACTCCTATGGTTACGGTCACTGTTGGAATCTTTTGGTCTGAAGCAAGCAGGAAAGACTGAATTGAGGGTAGATAATCAAGCGGCAATAGCTATGTCGAAGAACCTTGAATTCCATAAAAGGACTAAACATATTGAAATACGTTTTCATCGGATTAGACAAGAGCAGGAAGCAGGGAACGTGGATGTTACCTACGTACCATCAAATAAGCAGGTAGCAGACTTGTTATCGAAGGGCTTAACATGGGCGAAGATTTCAGAGTATCTGGAAATTTTGAAGATGACGTCATGAACAGGGGGGTGTGTTGGAACTATACGTGTTCAAGACGTTGAATGTGTGTAGTTGGCAACGCGGAGAGGTTGCAAGTACAAGACTTTCTGAACGCTTGACTTTTTCGTGCCTCGATTGCGCGCCAAAACTCCCTCACGCGATCCGCTCTTACTCTCTGTACGCCTCTATAGTAAAGCGTCGTGTTGTCTCTGTGATAATCTTTTATGTCTGTCTATGTAACTTGTACTAACTATATAAAAGCCTTTTTCGACtgtattttcaataaacaaatagacttttcaacatattatataaaaaattaacataaaataaatatagcaatgacataatttggaaacaaattgtggaaacacatttcttcagtaaaattaacattaataatgtcgACACGTGCCTTTTATTAATGtagaatttacatttcaaatctactgtttggtacataataaaatatgtatgttaaattttacaaaaaattgtttactatgtaacgaaaagatgaaagtgacaattgagaatttaattaattacgtattcgtaaattttaattttaattgtatgttTATAACGTGatcgaattgtaaaaaaaaaggtagaatTGTATGTTACACGTCAATATTAAGatgttaacaaaaaataattaaaataaattgtttacaagcaatttgttaaacagtttctcttcaaacaaattaaacagttttttataaatctaattttaaataaaaacggatagcTTTATCGGtttcaataacaataaaacaaaataatcatgcgtgatacatgaaaacaaaacattttttcgaagaatatgtttaacaaactatttattatacaattaattttattaatgtttttttccaataatcttcttttatacccatgacaaacatcttgtagttaatttttccccatcgctacgaggttagccatggaaattaaataacttaatgaacaaatggattaaataattgaattaagcaaacgaataaataaataataaaaagaatcaaaaatattcaaaaattagataaattttcaattgcaatttatttttactcatttacctatttatttaattattcacctACCTATTTATTGatgtattgatttatttattgatttatttatttattaatatgaagaattagaataacattttaatcgggagaatgtttacagtaagcgcgaggagccccacggcacgctacgcttctgggcgcttcggctgagcgcaatctgattgatcaactttaaccgTTAATAAGTCGGTAAATAATGATCTGAGCCAAAATGGGCAAAGgaacttttagtttaaaatttcatcctctttcaatccctgaaatatttatgaagcattacgggacaccctgtatacagggtgtcaggtaacgatcgcccgtggttttgtggattgatagatcaagtaaaactgagcagaaaagtcctttaccattttttaatatttgccatagttaacgaaataaaaattaataaaatctgcgaataagcgcgtatcaccgcgcgcaaggaccgcccgccggtcgccgagacgtaggcagccgcggctgtaggcgcggcgctgtgcagtgaggagggaaaaacagctactgcttttccttcctcaccgcacagcgccgcgcctacagccgcggctgcctacgtctcggcgaccggcgggcggtccttgcgcgcggtgatacgcgcttattcgcagactttattaatttttatttcgttaactatggcaaatattaaaaaatggtaaaggacttttctgctcagttttacttgatctatcaatccacgaaatcacgggcgatcgttacctgacaccctgtatatgcatATAAATGCTTGTACTATATACTATATGAAtgaaactatatacatataactaaaatatattgatgtataatttttatatataatttttagttctACAAAAAATCTCATAacgaaagatatttaaaaagacTTGTACATGCAAATATTCGAAAAAATGCACAAAAAAGTAAGAAAGAGACATATTTGCCGAAAAAAGAGAATTCTGAGACTCCTCCTTCTTCATTCGTTCAAATAGAGCAATGTCCATCTTCATTTATCATTTACCTCTCCAATAATTCAAAATACGGTGGAAGTAAATGAGATTCCAAGTGTTTTACTATCTGAATCGACAACATATCAAAATGCTGATTTGTCAATTgagacatttaaaaatcatCTTAGATGTTGGGCGATTGAACATCATATCGCGCAATCTGCTGTTagcgatttattaaaaataataaaatcagacTTAAATATTCATTCATTGCCTTCAGATGCACGTACTATTTTGAAAACAGAAGACATtagtaataaaatcattaatttagaTCCCGGAAAATATTATCACTTTGGATTAAAATCACAGTTGTCATTGAAATTAAAGCAGAATAATTTTGAAAGTAATGAAGTTAATATATCGATTAATGTTGATGGACTTCCTCTTACAAAAAGTAGCAATAATCAGTTTTGGCCTATCTTGATAAAAATAGACGAACTTGAAAAAGTAGAACCATTTCCAATAGGTATATATCACGGAGAAAGTAAGCCAAATAATTCTCATACGTTCCtattaagatttattgaagaaatgaaaattttacaaaaagaatgtTTACATTTCAATGatagaattataaaagtgaccattagtaaaattctttgcGATACTCCTGCAAAATCCttcatattatgtataaaaaatttcaattcatGCCAAAGTTGTACAAAATGTTATGCTGAAGGAGAGTTTCTACATAACAGAATGACTTTtccagaattaaatttaaaattaagaactaATGACGAATTTTATTCTCAAACTGATGAAGATTATCACAAACAAACATCTCTTTTATGTGATTTGAAAATTGATCTTGTTACATCAGTTCCTTTAGATTACATGCATTTGGTGTTACTAGGAAATATGAAACGTTTAATAGGATTTTGGATTAAAGATAATCAACAAGTTCATCTATTTAAAGAggatatttatatgattaacGAAAAATTGAAACTAATATACGAATCAACTCCTTATGAGTTTTCAAGAAAACCGAGACAAA contains:
- the LOC120359984 gene encoding secreted RxLR effector protein 161-like; the protein is MQDCKPVTSPMDSSVKLMEQKNEEDIIGKRFPYREAVGSLNYIALISRPDISYAVNTLARFSNNPSEVHWRAIKHVMKYLKGTIGFSLCYKGKSEDKLVGYCDSDYAGDLVSRRSTSGYVFMLHDAPISWSSNLQRVTALSSTEAEYMSISEALKELLWLRSLLESFGLKQAGKTELRVDNQAAIAMSKNLEFHKRTKHIEIRFHRIRQEQEAGNVDVTYVPSNKQVADLLSKGLTWAKISEYLEILKMTS